The Miscanthus floridulus cultivar M001 chromosome 7, ASM1932011v1, whole genome shotgun sequence genome includes a region encoding these proteins:
- the LOC136466165 gene encoding uncharacterized protein gives MRAKSGLWFAGYLFRVGGGSEEATVDDEIRLPHDICIPHTREDSDLDTLIDCIFPNLNANMSSKDYIISQAILSMRNDWVDMINRKIIGHFHGKEMVYHSFDCAVDNPHSYYPEEFLNTLTPNGLPPHVLKLKIGCPVILLRNIDPTNRLCNGIRLIIQGFQKNTIDTEIVLEQHAGKRVILPRIPLYPSGDEMFPFQFKRKQFPIRLSFAMTVNKSQGQTIPNIRVYLPEPMFSHGQLYVALSRATTRLNIRILVVLAVEKDVNKGKGKGKGKGKKKAIKDMFTRNIDTSNYSFSHLHASVARCLMPHLGLENLLDHQ, from the exons ATGAGGGCAAAGAGCGGCCTGTGGTTTGCAGGATACTTGTTTCGCGTCGGTGGAGGATCTGAGGAGGCGACTGTTGATGATGAAATCCGTCTTCCTCATGATATATGCATACCGCACACCAGGGAAGATAGTGACCTTGATACTCTAATTGACTGCATATTCCCTAACCTCAATGCGAATATGTCaagcaaagattatatcatcTCTCAAGCGATCTTATCTATGCGGAATGACTGGGTTGATATGATTAATAGGAAGATAATAGGTCATTTCCACGGGAAAGAGATGGTGTACCATAGTTTTGACTGTGCGGTGGATAATCCGCATAGCTACTACCCTGAGGAATTCCTTAACACTTTGACACCCAATGGTCTacctccacatgtgttgaagctgAAGATTGGTTGTCCGgtcatattgcttaggaacattgacccTACAAATAGACTTTGTAATGGTATCAGGCTTATCATACAGGGGTTTCAAAAGAATACCATAGACACGGAAATTGTGTTGGAACAACACGCTGGAAAGCGGGTTATTCTGCCTCGTATACCCTTATACCCGTCAGGCGATGAGATGTTCCCTTTTCAATTTAAGCGAAAGCAGTTCCCTATCCGGCTCAGCTTCGCGATGACCGTTAACAAGTCGCAGGGGCAGACTATCCCTAACATCAGGGTATACTTGCCAGAACCAATGTTCTCGCATGGCCAATTGTATGTGGCGCTATCAAGAGCTACAACAAGATTGAACATTAGGATCCTAGTCGTGCTGGCTGTTGAGAAGGATGTGAACAAggggaaagggaaagggaaagggaaggggaagaagaaagcgaTAAAGGATATGTTCACAAGGAATATC GATACTTCTAACTACAGCTTCAGCCATCTGCATGCTTCAGTTGCAAGATGTCTGATGCCGCATCTTGGACTAGAAAATCTTCTGGATCATCAATGA